From Hermetia illucens chromosome 6, iHerIll2.2.curated.20191125, whole genome shotgun sequence, one genomic window encodes:
- the LOC119658936 gene encoding uncharacterized protein LOC119658936 isoform X2 — translation MEHDTTLALKRKLSSTDSHAAGCKLLKLETNINSLPDDILFEIFKYIPCLELYFSIALVSRRWRNISLHPSFWRRIELRNTKQCAEGICQLLRSVSFRVNELYIYDRSDCDVILDQASKHNKNISVLSLSHCGGKTGNRFISSKIIKSVITRLPKLRALRLYDTTFRSVKFFEIFGSQKFMLSRSRKLGKKNNIKNQPITYTGILTYKQLEAYTRNLNTSGKVTLNNGKEYTIRRVREILHSNGFDPNSIVRTLEDNPSVF, via the exons ATGGAACATGATACCACTCTAGCTTTAAAGAGAAAATTATCGAGTACCGACAGCCATGCGGCTGGTTGCAAGCTACTGAAACTGGAAACAAACATCAATAGCCTCCCAGATGATATCCTTTTCGAGATCTTCAAGTACATTCCCTGTTTAGAGCTTTACTTTTCTATAGCGTTGGTTTCGAGACGGTGGCGCAACATCAGTCTTCACCCCTCTTTCTGGAGACGAATTGAATTACGT AATACAAAACAATGTGCTGAAGGAATATGTCAACTCCTGCGGAGTGTCAGCTTTCGAGTGAACGAACTATATATCTACGATAGGTCCGATTGTGATGTGATATTAGATCAA GCATCGAAGCACAACAAAAATATTTCGGTTTTGTCCCTTTCGCATTGCGGAGGGAAAACTGGAAACCGCTTTATAAGCTCTAAAATTATCAAATCTGTTATTACAAGACTTCCCAAACTAAGAGCTCTACGCCTTTATGACACAACATTTCGCTCAGTtaagtttttcgaaatttttggtAGTCAAAAATTTATGTTATCGCGGAGCAGAA AATTAGGcaagaaaaataatattaagAATCAACCAATCACGTACACAGGGATTCTGACTTACAAACAATTAGAGGCCTACACGAGAAACCTAAACACGTCCGGAAAAGTAACGCTGAACAATGGAAAGGAATACACAATACGAA GGGTCAGAGAAATACTACACTCAAACGGATTCGACCCAAATTCTATTGTTAGGACGTTAGAGGATAACCCGTCTGTGTTTTAA
- the LOC119658936 gene encoding uncharacterized protein LOC119658936 isoform X5, producing the protein MEHDTTLALKRKLSSTDSHAAGCKLLKLETNINSLPDDILFEIFKYIPCLELYFSIALVSRRWRNISLHPSFWRRIELRNTKQCAEGICQLLRSVSFRVNELYIYDRSDCDVILDQASKHNKNISVLSLSHCGGKTGNRFISSKIIKSVITRLPKLRALRLYDTTFRSGILTYKQLEAYTRNLNTSGKVTLNNGKEYTIRMLLSGVREILHSNGFDPNSIVRTLEDNPSVF; encoded by the exons ATGGAACATGATACCACTCTAGCTTTAAAGAGAAAATTATCGAGTACCGACAGCCATGCGGCTGGTTGCAAGCTACTGAAACTGGAAACAAACATCAATAGCCTCCCAGATGATATCCTTTTCGAGATCTTCAAGTACATTCCCTGTTTAGAGCTTTACTTTTCTATAGCGTTGGTTTCGAGACGGTGGCGCAACATCAGTCTTCACCCCTCTTTCTGGAGACGAATTGAATTACGT AATACAAAACAATGTGCTGAAGGAATATGTCAACTCCTGCGGAGTGTCAGCTTTCGAGTGAACGAACTATATATCTACGATAGGTCCGATTGTGATGTGATATTAGATCAA GCATCGAAGCACAACAAAAATATTTCGGTTTTGTCCCTTTCGCATTGCGGAGGGAAAACTGGAAACCGCTTTATAAGCTCTAAAATTATCAAATCTGTTATTACAAGACTTCCCAAACTAAGAGCTCTACGCCTTTATGACACAACATTTCGCTCAG GGATTCTGACTTACAAACAATTAGAGGCCTACACGAGAAACCTAAACACGTCCGGAAAAGTAACGCTGAACAATGGAAAGGAATACACAATACGAA TGCTTCTTTCAGGGGTCAGAGAAATACTACACTCAAACGGATTCGACCCAAATTCTATTGTTAGGACGTTAGAGGATAACCCGTCTGTGTTTTAA
- the LOC119658936 gene encoding uncharacterized protein LOC119658936 isoform X4 → MEHDTTLALKRKLSSTDSHAAGCKLLKLETNINSLPDDILFEIFKYIPCLELYFSIALVSRRWRNISLHPSFWRRIELRNTKQCAEGICQLLRSVSFRVNELYIYDRSDCDVILDQASKHNKNISVLSLSHCGGKTGNRFISSKIIKSVITRLPKLRALRLYDTTFRSVKFFEIFGSQKFMLSRSRRILTYKQLEAYTRNLNTSGKVTLNNGKEYTIRRVREILHSNGFDPNSIVRTLEDNPSVF, encoded by the exons ATGGAACATGATACCACTCTAGCTTTAAAGAGAAAATTATCGAGTACCGACAGCCATGCGGCTGGTTGCAAGCTACTGAAACTGGAAACAAACATCAATAGCCTCCCAGATGATATCCTTTTCGAGATCTTCAAGTACATTCCCTGTTTAGAGCTTTACTTTTCTATAGCGTTGGTTTCGAGACGGTGGCGCAACATCAGTCTTCACCCCTCTTTCTGGAGACGAATTGAATTACGT AATACAAAACAATGTGCTGAAGGAATATGTCAACTCCTGCGGAGTGTCAGCTTTCGAGTGAACGAACTATATATCTACGATAGGTCCGATTGTGATGTGATATTAGATCAA GCATCGAAGCACAACAAAAATATTTCGGTTTTGTCCCTTTCGCATTGCGGAGGGAAAACTGGAAACCGCTTTATAAGCTCTAAAATTATCAAATCTGTTATTACAAGACTTCCCAAACTAAGAGCTCTACGCCTTTATGACACAACATTTCGCTCAGTtaagtttttcgaaatttttggtAGTCAAAAATTTATGTTATCGCGGAGCAGAA GGATTCTGACTTACAAACAATTAGAGGCCTACACGAGAAACCTAAACACGTCCGGAAAAGTAACGCTGAACAATGGAAAGGAATACACAATACGAA GGGTCAGAGAAATACTACACTCAAACGGATTCGACCCAAATTCTATTGTTAGGACGTTAGAGGATAACCCGTCTGTGTTTTAA
- the LOC119658936 gene encoding uncharacterized protein LOC119658936 isoform X6, with protein sequence MEHDTTLALKRKLSSTDSHAAGCKLLKLETNINSLPDDILFEIFKYIPCLELYFSIALVSRRWRNISLHPSFWRRIELRNTKQCAEGICQLLRSVSFRVNELYIYDRSDCDVILDQASKHNKNISVLSLSHCGGKTGNRFISSKIIKSVITRLPKLRALRLYDTTFRSGILTYKQLEAYTRNLNTSGKVTLNNGKEYTIRRVREILHSNGFDPNSIVRTLEDNPSVF encoded by the exons ATGGAACATGATACCACTCTAGCTTTAAAGAGAAAATTATCGAGTACCGACAGCCATGCGGCTGGTTGCAAGCTACTGAAACTGGAAACAAACATCAATAGCCTCCCAGATGATATCCTTTTCGAGATCTTCAAGTACATTCCCTGTTTAGAGCTTTACTTTTCTATAGCGTTGGTTTCGAGACGGTGGCGCAACATCAGTCTTCACCCCTCTTTCTGGAGACGAATTGAATTACGT AATACAAAACAATGTGCTGAAGGAATATGTCAACTCCTGCGGAGTGTCAGCTTTCGAGTGAACGAACTATATATCTACGATAGGTCCGATTGTGATGTGATATTAGATCAA GCATCGAAGCACAACAAAAATATTTCGGTTTTGTCCCTTTCGCATTGCGGAGGGAAAACTGGAAACCGCTTTATAAGCTCTAAAATTATCAAATCTGTTATTACAAGACTTCCCAAACTAAGAGCTCTACGCCTTTATGACACAACATTTCGCTCAG GGATTCTGACTTACAAACAATTAGAGGCCTACACGAGAAACCTAAACACGTCCGGAAAAGTAACGCTGAACAATGGAAAGGAATACACAATACGAA GGGTCAGAGAAATACTACACTCAAACGGATTCGACCCAAATTCTATTGTTAGGACGTTAGAGGATAACCCGTCTGTGTTTTAA
- the LOC119658936 gene encoding uncharacterized protein LOC119658936 isoform X3 — MEHDTTLALKRKLSSTDSHAAGCKLLKLETNINSLPDDILFEIFKYIPCLELYFSIALVSRRWRNISLHPSFWRRIELRNTKQCAEGICQLLRSVSFRVNELYIYDRSDCDVILDQASKHNKNISVLSLSHCGGKTGNRFISSKIIKSVITRLPKLRALRLYDTTFRSVKFFEIFGSQKFMLSRSRRILTYKQLEAYTRNLNTSGKVTLNNGKEYTIRMLLSGVREILHSNGFDPNSIVRTLEDNPSVF, encoded by the exons ATGGAACATGATACCACTCTAGCTTTAAAGAGAAAATTATCGAGTACCGACAGCCATGCGGCTGGTTGCAAGCTACTGAAACTGGAAACAAACATCAATAGCCTCCCAGATGATATCCTTTTCGAGATCTTCAAGTACATTCCCTGTTTAGAGCTTTACTTTTCTATAGCGTTGGTTTCGAGACGGTGGCGCAACATCAGTCTTCACCCCTCTTTCTGGAGACGAATTGAATTACGT AATACAAAACAATGTGCTGAAGGAATATGTCAACTCCTGCGGAGTGTCAGCTTTCGAGTGAACGAACTATATATCTACGATAGGTCCGATTGTGATGTGATATTAGATCAA GCATCGAAGCACAACAAAAATATTTCGGTTTTGTCCCTTTCGCATTGCGGAGGGAAAACTGGAAACCGCTTTATAAGCTCTAAAATTATCAAATCTGTTATTACAAGACTTCCCAAACTAAGAGCTCTACGCCTTTATGACACAACATTTCGCTCAGTtaagtttttcgaaatttttggtAGTCAAAAATTTATGTTATCGCGGAGCAGAA GGATTCTGACTTACAAACAATTAGAGGCCTACACGAGAAACCTAAACACGTCCGGAAAAGTAACGCTGAACAATGGAAAGGAATACACAATACGAA TGCTTCTTTCAGGGGTCAGAGAAATACTACACTCAAACGGATTCGACCCAAATTCTATTGTTAGGACGTTAGAGGATAACCCGTCTGTGTTTTAA
- the LOC119658936 gene encoding uncharacterized protein LOC119658936 isoform X1 produces the protein MEHDTTLALKRKLSSTDSHAAGCKLLKLETNINSLPDDILFEIFKYIPCLELYFSIALVSRRWRNISLHPSFWRRIELRNTKQCAEGICQLLRSVSFRVNELYIYDRSDCDVILDQASKHNKNISVLSLSHCGGKTGNRFISSKIIKSVITRLPKLRALRLYDTTFRSVKFFEIFGSQKFMLSRSRKLGKKNNIKNQPITYTGILTYKQLEAYTRNLNTSGKVTLNNGKEYTIRMLLSGVREILHSNGFDPNSIVRTLEDNPSVF, from the exons ATGGAACATGATACCACTCTAGCTTTAAAGAGAAAATTATCGAGTACCGACAGCCATGCGGCTGGTTGCAAGCTACTGAAACTGGAAACAAACATCAATAGCCTCCCAGATGATATCCTTTTCGAGATCTTCAAGTACATTCCCTGTTTAGAGCTTTACTTTTCTATAGCGTTGGTTTCGAGACGGTGGCGCAACATCAGTCTTCACCCCTCTTTCTGGAGACGAATTGAATTACGT AATACAAAACAATGTGCTGAAGGAATATGTCAACTCCTGCGGAGTGTCAGCTTTCGAGTGAACGAACTATATATCTACGATAGGTCCGATTGTGATGTGATATTAGATCAA GCATCGAAGCACAACAAAAATATTTCGGTTTTGTCCCTTTCGCATTGCGGAGGGAAAACTGGAAACCGCTTTATAAGCTCTAAAATTATCAAATCTGTTATTACAAGACTTCCCAAACTAAGAGCTCTACGCCTTTATGACACAACATTTCGCTCAGTtaagtttttcgaaatttttggtAGTCAAAAATTTATGTTATCGCGGAGCAGAA AATTAGGcaagaaaaataatattaagAATCAACCAATCACGTACACAGGGATTCTGACTTACAAACAATTAGAGGCCTACACGAGAAACCTAAACACGTCCGGAAAAGTAACGCTGAACAATGGAAAGGAATACACAATACGAA TGCTTCTTTCAGGGGTCAGAGAAATACTACACTCAAACGGATTCGACCCAAATTCTATTGTTAGGACGTTAGAGGATAACCCGTCTGTGTTTTAA